In one Numida meleagris isolate 19003 breed g44 Domestic line unplaced genomic scaffold, NumMel1.0 unplaced_Scaffold347, whole genome shotgun sequence genomic region, the following are encoded:
- the LOC110391317 gene encoding maestro heat-like repeat-containing protein family member 1 has product MVNGMDDRDDPNNLVALEAMTSLSKLLEHLEERDVQAMLLHVAIRIRPFFDSEQPDLRRSSIVLFGNLTKFSESDCEAFFEQILNGLVTLLLHLQDPKPEVVRACKFALRMCGPNMGCEGLCDMFLNHLREDRSLHYGEFMNNVCKHLVSAAQVANGWAAVENQLRNG; this is encoded by the exons ATGGTCAATGGCATGGACGACAGAGACGACCCCAACAACCTGGTGGCACTGGAGGCCATGACCAGTCTGTCCAAGCTCCTGGAGCACCTGGAGGAGAGGGACGTGCAGGCCATGCTCCTACATGTCGCCATCAGGATCCGGCCCTTCTTTGACAGC gagcagcccgaCCTCCGCCGCTCGTCCATCGTGCTCTTCGGCAACCTGACCAAATTCAGTGAGAGCGACTGCGAGGCGTTCTTCGAGCAGATCCTCAACGGGCTGGTGACGCTGCTGCTGCACCTCCAGGACCCCAAACCCGAGGTCGTCAGG GCCTGCAAGTTTGCTCTGCGCATGTGCGGCCCCAACATGGGCTGCGAGGGGCTGTGCGACATGTTCCTGAACCACCTGCGGGAGGACCGGAGCCTGCACTACGGCGAGTTCATGAACAACGTCTGCAAGCACCTGGTGAGTGCTGCCCAGGTGGCCAACGGGTGGGCAGCGGTTGAAAACCAGTTGAGAAACGGTTGA